Within the Penaeus chinensis breed Huanghai No. 1 chromosome 43, ASM1920278v2, whole genome shotgun sequence genome, the region GAGAACCCACTGCAATTAGGAATATGTAACACAATTAAACATTATGAACCTTCATCTGTTTAAAACCCTGGAGGACACGTGTATGTTTACATAATACACAAATTTGACTAACATCAATTATTTAATACACAAATCCTCAGCAAAACGCACGAATATCATGACTTTATAACCATTAATAAATACACGAATTCCCAGCAGTACATACCAATACCATGACttaaatcaatattatattaacaCACGAATTCTCATCAACACAAAACGTGATGTTGACCTACACcaatacttaaaaaatatatttccaaccACACATAACTTTTAACCTAAGCGCTAACCTCAAAACTGCAAGTCACGTTAAAACCTCACTTTATCACTCGTCCTTGCTGTGCGGGAAATGAGAGTAAGTTGGTggttaagaaaaaaagtaaatcttTTCTAGGCTTAACCTTCCTGATTCTATTTTAATGTTCTATATTTATTTTGGTAGAAATCTCTTATCGTATTCGTGAGATACCATTGTCATTGAGggaagggtgtgtatatatagcagcTGTAACGTTATAGAACTGTCATTCGGATTTTCCTTTTTGCagtgaggtgaggtgagaggaAAACAATATAGGCATTGTAGTTACAGATGTGTTATAGGATGCTTTATGTTCTTTAAAACCTTACTTTATCATTCTGTTGATCACGTATAAAATGTATTTGATACcaataaaaatatgtttttttaaatttgataGTTGTTCCCATATCTGTCCATAGATATAACCCTTTAATACTTTTACTGATGTTTATTTCTGCATTGCAGACGTTTAGATACTCAATTTTACTGGCGTAAGTATTTTCTCGTGTTATAAtgtctaatatttttttcccgtaGTGTTTATGGACATACTAGTAAACGCTGTTGTATTTcagtttttattaatactattctcttctatttatttattcgtttacctGTTTTACTAATGCGAATCTGTCCCTATACTGCAGATGATGAAGATATTCGTGATGTGTCTGCTCGCCTGCGTTGTCGCGGCCGAGGACAAAGCACATGGCAGCAGCAGTCAGGGTGACACGCGTTTTCTTGGAAGCTTCATCGGCGGACTTGCAGCAGGCTTCCTGGGCAGACCCAACAGACCCAACAGACCTTTCAGGCCTCATGTGAACGGGGGCTTCAATTCGGGTTTCCATCCGGGCTTTAATAACGGTTTCAATAACGGCTTAAATAATGGTTTCAATAACGGCTTTAATAACGGTTTCAATAACGGGTTTCATCCAGGCTTCAGTAACGGGGTTAATCACGGTTTCAACAACGGCTTCAACACTGGTTTTCATCCAGGCTTCCACGGCGGCGTCAATCAAGGTTTTAACAATGGCTTCAGCAGCGGCTCCCACCCAGGCTTCAACAACGGAATCCACAGCGGCTTCGGTTCCGGCTGTAGGTTCTGCAGAGCTCCAGGAGGACAGGCCTACTGTTGCTAACCCGCCCAGATGTCAGAAGGTGAAGGTAGTCCAGCGGTGAAGGCCTTCGCTTCGGACAACTGCTGCATCGCCTTCTGTGTCGGGGAGCGTGTGTGCGCCGCCGGTAGAGTGGACGCTTTTCCTGTGTATTGTACTGTATGtaatttattaaaatattatgaGTTTTATGGCCTGTTTCAGAAAAGGGAACATTTATACTGCAGATATGCAGTCTATacaaatatagtatatttatatatatatatatatatatatatatatatatatatatgtgtgtgtgtgtgtgtgtgtgtgtgtgtgtgtgtgtgtgtgtgtgtgtgcaaatagatTATGCAATAGCAATTTGTAGAATATCTGGTatacatttatgattttattgtagtctttctctctctctctctctctctctctctctctctctctctctctctctctctctctctctttctcaccctgtgtgtgtgtgtgttgaaatggtTCTTGTCGCCCATTCCCTGCTACCTCCCTCCTCACgcacacataaagacatacacaaacgcgcgcgcgcatttatatatttatatacatatgtgtgtgtgtgtgtgtgtgtgtgtgtgtgtgtgtgtgtgtgtgtgtgtgtgtgtgaatagttaaaggctctctctctctctttatatatatatatatatatatatatatatatatatatatggtttgagGTTCTCTTTTTCTTGGCGACTGTAAATAGGCTTTCAGTACCGTAATTATTTCACACTAGAGGATAATACCAATTTGAATTTAATTTCACTCGTATTTGAACTAATAGAATTGTCCTAGAAAAGTTCACTGAAGGAGTACGAGCTGATAAGTTCCTTCTCGACGGCTCCACACTGGTATAATCTGTCTTCTTAGGGCAAAAGCCTCGTCCACCTCGACTCCATCTTCCGATCTCGACCaccagggagtgagagaggagtagaaACAATACGATACAATACGTGGATATAATACGATGTTTCTATGCTGTGTCTGGAATGGCATAGAGCTAGCGAAAGAAATGAAGGCTATATCTGCATTTGTATCCGTCGTTTCCTCCATTCCATCACGCATAGCGTCACAGTTTTCAGGTTTCCATAGGGGCAATGGCTGGTATTTTACGTTGGTACCTTGGCAAGAGTCATGTGATCACTAATTTTCTCATAATATGCTTGTTCCACCAAtctccctttgcctcctcttcaCATGGTCTCTCAAAGCCGGAGATCCTCCCTGTACATAGCACACATAATTACATCACGCGCCTTAAACTTAGAGGATATATTAATCATACGCTATACAGTACGATCAAAGGCCGGCTATCTGTCAGATTAAAGGCTTGATTTCGCAGTTGTATATTCTACAAAAAGAGCAAAATCGAAAACGTATCTCTCCATAATGAAAGGGAAGTCCTTTTTATTAATGATCTCATCTGtttcatgtctatgtatgtgtgtgccataACTGCCAATGTTGAGAAACCATCCTTATAGTGATACAGTGTAGTCTAAAGACTACACTGTATCACTAAAAGGATGACCTATGATTATAAAAGCCATGTGAGAATCATCGATATTATCTGATGaaatctttacctttccttcatTGAGGCCCATGCCGTAGTCAGCACAGAACTATTTAATTCTTAGAGCTAGACAAAAAATTATGGAATCCATCCCTCAATGGACATGTTTACATAAATTATGAATAGTTGCAGCACAGACCACTGTAATCCTTATGCTCTCTTTGACACTACACATCATGTTTTACACCATACTACACCCCTTTTCTTCGACAATATAAGGAATAAAGATCTGCACGCGACTGTAAGTTAAACGGAGTCAATACATATTATAATTGACTTATACTTCTTGCTGCTCACATTAAATATCATAGTTAGGAGAAGAAGTACTCGAAGAGGCAAAAGTTACATAGAATATAAGATTAGATACATAAGTTAGCGGAACTATGTATGTttcaacacatgtatatatatgtatatgtataaatatttgtgtgtgtgtgtgtgtgtatgagtgtgtgtgtgtgagcgcgcgcgcgtgtgtgtgtgtgtacacaaatacacacacacacacacacgcacacacacacacacacacacacacaaacacacacacacacacacaaacacaaacacaaacacacacacacacacacacacacacacacacacatacacacatatatatgtatgtacgtatatatatatatatatatatatatatatatatatggaggagggtggatgtgtgtgaggtaaatatgtatgcttatgttaTTCTATGTAACAGTTGTTAAATTCTACATGATATAATACTTTCAACAATATTACATGTTATTCGGTTTGTTACATATATCACCTTttccacacacatatttacacatatatgcacgttcTTCTGTACAGATTCATCGTCCTTCCAGACACTATCTTACACAAAATATATAGCAGTAAGCTATCCACTGATAGATAGCTCGATAGACGTCAAAAGAAAGTTACGTAAgcagaaatgtagatagatagatagatagatagatagatatagataaacagacacaggagagagagagattgatggtcAATTGAGTGATTGACAGACCAACATACCTATCATACAATTTTCCTAGGGGATACACAAGGAGTATTATCAAATTCACCTATGGCAATTCCATGGATTAACTTTATCagaaattaataatcatatttcAGCAAAGATAAATCGAAACAAGAAAATACTGACATTTACAATTTTAATATCAAACtattaaataaaacatataaacctCCATTTTCGATTATGCCTAAATAATAATATGGAACAAATGTAAACATAAAACTAATATATGGCATGAATGGAAATCAtgacattaatgttattagtcTTTGTCACGTCACGTGATCACACTTAAACCACATTTTAAGGAATATGTGTGAACTGGATATCAGTACATGtgatataaaaataacactaagatTCCCAACTATTTGGTTGAACTACTGATTATGCACAACAGGTAAATTTTTAGTAATACTTCCTTTACGCCATTGAGGCTCTTTCTATACATTTCAAATAAGCCAATTTTACTTTACCCTAAATAATTATGGAACTATTAATACTTACACAGTAAAGTCTCAGcaatatgcatttatgaatgtaaaaaaaaaaaaaaaaaaaaaatgaaatcgtaATGTAGGTGACCAAAGAAAATGGCTATTTCCGCTTAGACTTGACTACATTATACTCTTTATGATATTCCTTTGATATAATTCAGTTATTAACCAATAACCGCATAACACTTgtaaaagatagattgatagatataggggGACAAGACGAGAGAAAAACACATCATATCTaaaatttatctttattacttaaatttaatttcataatgataacaccCGATGAAAAGTAAATTTGGTGCAGTTATCCCTTaaaatgtattttcctttattagaGGGTTTTCTTTAGGGTAAACTACCCTAAATTATCCAAAATTCCCAAAACAAAATCACTTGTCATTGTATTAGAAATAGCAGGGGattgtgagttttttttatttttttattccgtttTAAACATGGAAATAAAAACTGACAAGACAGCTAAGACTGCactttgctttcgttttttttatcttttaacttCCTCGAGATGACTTTTAGTTTTACTCGATTTTAAttcactgataaatatatatgcgaacATATGCAGTTTTACATGAACTATACCATATTGTATCTGTTGTCATTCATAATCATCTTATCTCAATTTTATTAAAAATCAGTCCAGAGCATAAGTTCCGCAAGCGCATTTTCCCGCAAGCGAAGCAAGGTCAGCTTCCTGTTTCGGCGTCGTCTGTCAATATCGtaatgacaagagagagagggagagagagagggagagagggagggagaaggagagtgagagggagggagaaaggagagggaggtagagagagagggaaagagagggagagggagagggagacggagagagagagagagggagaggggagggagagggagagggagagggagatagagagggagggagagggagagggagagagagagggaaagggagaaaaggaagagggagaggagagagagagagagagggagaaggagagggagagagggagggagtgggagagagagggaaagggagagagaggaagagggagagaaggaaagggagagagagggaaaggggaagagagggaaagggagagagagggaaaaggagagagagggaaagggagagagggcgaaagggagatagagggaaagggagagagaaggaaagggagggagagggaaagggaaagagaaggaaagggaaagagatggaaagggaaaaaagggagagggagagggagagggagagggagggagggagggagggagggagagcgagagagagagagaaagggagagagagggagagggagagagggggagagagagagagagagagagagagagagagagagagagagagagagagagagagagagagagagagagagagagagagagagagagagaaagagaaaggaagagaaagagaaaggaagagacagacagacagagagacaaacaaagagaaaggaagaaaatgaaagagagagacagagacacagacatccagacagacagaaacaaacacagacaggcaaacagacaaacaacaaacaacaacaaccataaaccGCCATTGAGCGATCAAAGGCTCGACCCACCGGCTAATTCCCAAGCCGTAAACCCTCGGCCAAAGGAAACAGGAAACAGACAGGTATTTTAGTGGGTAGAAGGAAGCCCGTTTACAGCTAAGGATGGGATGGACGAAACATTAGAATTTTACACAAGGTCAAATATATCGATTTGTTCATTTGAAattttgaataatgatgatggttcttatgataaaaatgatagtaatactgatga harbors:
- the LOC125024611 gene encoding hyphally regulated cell wall protein 1-like, translating into MMKIFVMCLLACVVAAEDKAHGSSSQGDTRFLGSFIGGLAAGFLGRPNRPNRPFRPHVNGGFNSGFHPGFNNGFNNGLNNGFNNGFNNGFNNGFHPGFSNGVNHGFNNGFNTGFHPGFHGGVNQGFNNGFSSGSHPGFNNGIHSGFGSGCRFCRAPGGQAYCC